In the Bradyrhizobium guangzhouense genome, one interval contains:
- a CDS encoding response regulator transcription factor — translation MRLLIIEDDRESADYLVKAFREVGHVADHAGDGEEGLAMAESGDYDVLVVDRMLPKRDGLSLIGSLRDKGDTTPVLILSALGQVDDRIKGLRAGGDDYLPKPYSFAELLARVEVLSRRRGGPAEDTLYRVGDLELDRLSHRVARGKDELTLQPREFRLLEYLMKHAGQVVTRTMLLENVWDYHFDPQTNVIDVHISRLRSKIDKGFERPLLHTIRGAGYMIRDGIR, via the coding sequence ATGCGCCTCCTCATCATCGAAGACGACCGCGAATCCGCCGACTATCTCGTGAAGGCGTTTCGCGAGGTCGGACACGTTGCCGACCACGCTGGTGATGGCGAGGAGGGCCTCGCCATGGCCGAGAGCGGCGATTACGACGTGCTGGTGGTCGACCGCATGCTTCCCAAGCGCGACGGCCTGTCGCTGATCGGCTCGCTGCGCGACAAGGGCGACACGACGCCGGTGCTGATCTTGTCTGCACTCGGTCAGGTCGACGATCGCATCAAGGGCTTGCGCGCCGGCGGCGACGACTATCTGCCGAAGCCCTATTCCTTCGCCGAGCTGCTGGCCCGCGTCGAGGTATTGTCGCGCCGTCGCGGCGGACCTGCCGAGGACACGCTCTACCGTGTCGGCGACCTCGAGCTCGACCGGCTGTCCCACCGCGTCGCCCGCGGCAAGGACGAGCTGACGCTGCAGCCGCGCGAATTCCGCCTGCTCGAATATCTGATGAAGCATGCCGGCCAGGTGGTGACGCGCACCATGCTGCTGGAGAACGTCTGGGACTATCATTTCGATCCGCAGACCAACGTGATCGACGTGCACATTTCGCGGCTGCGCTCCAAGATCGACAAGGGTTTCGAGCGGCCGCTGCTGCACACGATCCGCGGCGCCGGGTACATGATCCGTGACGGCATTCGGTAA
- a CDS encoding Do family serine endopeptidase, with protein sequence MTDRPDRSNLPSYRQPRRSVLSARRIALMASVVAGLGIAVHGFSPSTSPADLFSSPAHAQVNNEVKKVDRPIGFADIVERVKPSVISVKVNIKEKAASNDDGDDSSPFQPGSPMERFFRRFGGPDGIPGLKGGGRGRIVQGQGSGFFISADGFAVTNNHVVDGADKVEVTTDDGKTYSAKVIGTDQRTDLALIKVEGGSNFSFAKLADSKPRIGDWVLAVGNPFGLGGTVTAGIVSASGRDIGNGPYDDFIQIDAPVNKGNSGGPAFDTNGEVMGVNTAIYSPSGGSVGIAFSIPASTVKSVVAQLKDKGSVSRGWIGVQIQPVTSDIADSLGMKKAEGALVAEPQKDGPAAKAGIESGDVITSVNGDSVKDARELARTIGGMAPGASVKLNVLHKGQDKVVNLTLGQLPNTVEAKADTDNDNGRGAKGTDVPKLGMTVAPANSVAGAGKDGVVVTEVDPKSAAAERGFKEGDVILEVGGKSVSTAGEVRDAITAARTDNKNSVLMRVKSGGQSRFVAVPIAKG encoded by the coding sequence ATGACCGACCGTCCCGACCGATCGAACCTTCCGTCCTACCGGCAGCCCCGCCGTTCGGTGCTGTCCGCCCGCAGGATCGCGCTGATGGCCTCGGTCGTCGCCGGTCTCGGCATCGCCGTCCACGGCTTCAGCCCGTCGACATCGCCGGCGGATCTGTTCTCGAGCCCGGCGCACGCGCAGGTCAACAACGAGGTCAAGAAGGTCGATCGTCCGATCGGTTTCGCCGACATCGTCGAGCGCGTGAAGCCCTCGGTGATCTCGGTCAAGGTCAACATCAAGGAGAAGGCTGCGAGCAACGACGACGGCGATGATTCCTCGCCGTTCCAGCCGGGTTCGCCGATGGAGCGGTTCTTCCGCCGCTTCGGCGGTCCGGATGGCATTCCCGGTCTGAAGGGCGGTGGGCGTGGGCGCATCGTGCAGGGCCAGGGCTCCGGCTTCTTCATTTCGGCTGACGGCTTTGCGGTGACCAACAACCACGTGGTCGACGGCGCCGACAAGGTCGAGGTCACCACCGATGACGGCAAAACCTACAGCGCCAAGGTGATCGGCACCGATCAACGTACGGACCTTGCTCTGATCAAGGTCGAGGGCGGCTCGAACTTCTCCTTCGCCAAGCTCGCCGACAGCAAGCCGCGGATCGGCGACTGGGTGCTCGCGGTCGGCAATCCCTTCGGTCTCGGCGGCACCGTCACCGCGGGTATCGTCTCGGCCAGCGGCCGCGACATCGGCAACGGCCCCTATGACGATTTCATTCAGATCGACGCGCCCGTGAACAAGGGCAATTCCGGCGGTCCGGCTTTCGACACCAACGGCGAGGTGATGGGCGTCAACACCGCGATCTACTCGCCTTCCGGCGGCAGCGTCGGCATCGCGTTCTCGATTCCCGCCAGCACTGTGAAGAGCGTCGTCGCCCAGCTCAAGGACAAGGGCTCGGTCAGCCGCGGCTGGATCGGCGTGCAGATCCAGCCCGTCACCTCCGACATCGCCGACAGCCTCGGCATGAAGAAGGCCGAAGGCGCGCTGGTGGCGGAGCCTCAGAAGGATGGTCCGGCCGCGAAGGCGGGCATCGAATCCGGCGACGTGATCACGTCGGTCAACGGCGATTCCGTCAAGGATGCGCGCGAGCTCGCCCGCACCATCGGCGGCATGGCGCCCGGCGCTTCCGTGAAGCTCAACGTGCTGCACAAGGGCCAGGACAAGGTCGTGAACCTCACGCTCGGCCAGCTGCCGAACACGGTCGAGGCCAAGGCCGACACCGATAACGACAACGGCAGGGGCGCCAAGGGTACAGACGTGCCGAAGCTCGGCATGACCGTTGCGCCCGCCAACTCCGTGGCCGGCGCCGGCAAGGACGGCGTCGTGGTTACCGAAGTCGATCCGAAGAGCGCCGCGGCTGAACGCGGCTTCAAGGAAGGCGACGTGATTCTCGAAGTCGGCGGCAAGAGCGTGAGCACCGCCGGCGAGGTTCGCGACGCCATCACCGCGGCGCGGACCGACAACAAGAACAGCGTCCTGATGCGCGTGAAGAGCGGCGGCCAGTCGCGCTTCGTCGCGGTGCCCATCGCCAAGGGTTGA
- a CDS encoding methyl-accepting chemotaxis protein: MFTNSNLTIRFLVGAVVAALLFLLGIGGGTGFVAVLYLNNEITSLSSDFAALSGPARDHAMQIYQQAQTAFSWFLVACGMIAAIAVAICLTTWFAVRNGILNPLAAIVHAMREVADQKFETPVPGLGGTNEIGLLAGALEVFKTNGLERRRLTEQQLHEARHQAERSTYLDARIRSFNELVASVVDSVASSAVHLKRNAAALSQTANDTSTKANAVASAAGQASASVQTVAGSAEEMTTSIGTISRRVTDATQRAEGAATQAEKSRDTIHTLSDAADKIGEVVQLVQAIASQTNLLALNATIEAARAGEAGKGFAVVASEVKSLADQTSKATEEITSHVASIQGITAETRGAIDAISKTLSEISSIMSGIEVDTAQQRNATQDISRSVQDAARGTLDVSNHIVQITSTSAETGRMAAEARDSAVDLSQQAETLKREVDEFIASVRAS, encoded by the coding sequence ATGTTCACGAACAGCAATCTGACGATCCGCTTTCTGGTTGGCGCCGTCGTCGCTGCATTATTGTTCCTGCTGGGCATTGGCGGCGGCACCGGCTTCGTCGCGGTGCTCTATCTCAACAACGAGATCACCAGCCTGTCGTCTGACTTTGCCGCGCTGAGCGGCCCGGCGCGCGACCACGCGATGCAGATCTACCAGCAGGCGCAGACCGCGTTCTCCTGGTTCCTGGTTGCTTGCGGCATGATCGCAGCCATCGCGGTCGCGATCTGCCTCACCACATGGTTCGCAGTACGAAACGGAATCCTCAATCCGCTTGCGGCCATCGTGCATGCCATGCGCGAGGTCGCCGACCAGAAGTTCGAGACGCCGGTACCGGGCCTCGGCGGCACCAACGAGATCGGGCTGCTCGCCGGCGCGCTGGAAGTGTTCAAGACCAACGGGCTCGAGCGGCGGCGTCTGACCGAGCAGCAGCTGCATGAAGCCCGGCACCAGGCCGAGCGGTCGACATATCTCGATGCCCGCATCAGAAGTTTCAACGAGCTCGTCGCAAGCGTCGTCGACAGCGTGGCATCATCGGCTGTGCACCTGAAACGCAACGCGGCCGCGCTGTCGCAGACCGCCAACGACACCAGCACCAAGGCCAACGCGGTCGCGAGCGCTGCGGGCCAGGCCAGCGCCAGCGTGCAAACGGTCGCGGGTTCGGCCGAGGAGATGACGACCTCGATCGGCACCATCAGCCGGCGCGTCACGGATGCGACCCAGCGCGCCGAGGGCGCCGCGACCCAAGCCGAGAAAAGCCGCGACACCATCCATACGCTGTCGGATGCCGCCGACAAGATCGGCGAGGTCGTGCAGCTCGTGCAGGCGATCGCATCGCAGACCAATCTGCTCGCGCTCAACGCCACGATCGAGGCGGCGCGGGCAGGAGAGGCCGGCAAGGGCTTTGCCGTGGTGGCCTCCGAAGTGAAGAGTCTTGCGGACCAAACCAGCAAAGCGACGGAGGAGATCACCTCGCACGTCGCCAGCATTCAGGGCATCACCGCCGAGACGCGCGGGGCGATCGACGCCATCTCGAAGACGCTGTCGGAGATTTCGTCGATCATGTCCGGGATCGAGGTCGACACGGCCCAGCAGCGCAACGCCACGCAGGACATCAGCCGCAGCGTCCAGGACGCCGCGCGCGGCACGCTCGACGTCTCGAATCACATCGTCCAGATCACCTCGACCTCGGCGGAGACCGGCCGTATGGCGGCCGAGGCCCGGGATTCCGCCGTCGACCTGTCCCAGCAGGCCGAAACGCTGAAGCGTGAAGTCGACGAATTCATTGCCAGTGTCCGGGCGAGCTGA
- a CDS encoding cytochrome c-type biogenesis protein translates to MRRMMVAFVALMLLAAPAAQAVQPDEIMSDPVKEARARELSRELRCMVCQNQSIDDSDAPLARDLRLLVRERIAAGDSNSQVLDFLVARYGEFVLLKPRFERQTMLLWLLAPLLLAGGGFALWRQNRRRAQEGADVPTPPLTPDEEAKLAALMSEDARSP, encoded by the coding sequence ATGCGCCGGATGATGGTCGCGTTCGTTGCGCTGATGCTGCTGGCCGCGCCTGCGGCGCAGGCCGTGCAACCCGACGAAATCATGTCGGATCCCGTCAAGGAAGCCCGCGCGCGTGAATTGTCGCGCGAGTTGCGCTGCATGGTCTGTCAGAACCAGTCGATCGACGATTCCGATGCGCCGCTCGCGCGCGACCTGCGGCTGCTTGTACGGGAGCGGATCGCGGCCGGCGACAGCAATTCGCAGGTGCTCGATTTCCTGGTCGCGCGCTACGGCGAGTTCGTGCTGCTGAAGCCGCGTTTCGAACGCCAGACCATGCTGCTCTGGCTGCTCGCGCCGCTGCTGCTCGCCGGTGGCGGCTTCGCGCTGTGGCGGCAGAACCGCCGTCGCGCGCAGGAAGGTGCAGATGTACCGACGCCGCCGCTGACGCCCGACGAGGAGGCGAAGCTCGCCGCGTTGATGTCCGAGGACGCAAGGTCCCCTTGA
- a CDS encoding heme lyase CcmF/NrfE family subunit gives MIAEAGHYALVLALALALIQSFVPVIGARLRDPALMNVARSTALAQLLFVGASFIALVTLHVNSDFSVANVYENSHSMKPLIYKITGVWGNHEGSMLLWVSILALFGGLVAAFGNNLPLSLRAHVLAVQAWIASAFYLFILITSNPFLRIANPPIEGRDLNPVLQDIGLAVHPPMLYLGYVGFSISFSFAIAALLEGRIDAAWARWVRPWTLVAWIFLTLGIAMGSYWAYYELGWGGWWFWDPVENASLMPWLAGTALLHSALVMEKRNALKVWTILLSILTFSLSLLGTFLVRSGVITSVHAFANDPTRGVFILLILCLFIGGSLSLFAGRATSLKQGGLFAPISREGALVLNNLLLTVACAVVLFGTLYPLAMEVLADFKMSVGAPFYNLTFVPLFALLLLAVPFGPMLAWKRGDLLGVTQRLLAAGVAGLVVVAIVWAWTRGGSALAPLAIGLGVFVIAGVVTDIAERTGLFRLPFTTTLQRARGLPRSAWGTAFAHAGLGIALIGIVCETTWNSEYIATMKPNDVAHVAGYDLKLDGLLERQGPNYREMVAQFNVSRGGEALSVMTPSKRSFTTRGSSTTEAALLTRGASQLYISLGDVTPQGAIAVRIYHKPFVLLIWWGPVLMAFGGMLSLSDRRLRVGAPKPARAKQRLQPAE, from the coding sequence GTGATCGCGGAAGCCGGACATTACGCGCTGGTGCTGGCGCTCGCGCTGGCGTTGATCCAGTCCTTCGTGCCGGTCATCGGCGCCCGCCTGCGCGATCCCGCCCTGATGAACGTGGCGCGCTCGACCGCGCTGGCGCAGCTGCTGTTCGTCGGTGCCTCGTTCATTGCGCTCGTGACGTTGCACGTGAACTCGGATTTCTCCGTCGCGAACGTCTACGAGAATTCGCACTCCATGAAGCCGCTGATCTACAAGATCACCGGCGTGTGGGGAAACCATGAAGGCTCGATGCTGCTCTGGGTGTCGATCCTCGCCCTGTTCGGCGGGCTGGTCGCGGCCTTCGGCAACAACCTGCCGCTGTCGCTGCGCGCGCATGTGCTGGCCGTCCAGGCCTGGATCGCCAGTGCCTTCTATCTCTTCATCCTGATCACCTCGAATCCGTTCCTGCGCATCGCCAATCCGCCGATTGAGGGGCGCGACCTCAATCCGGTGCTCCAGGATATTGGCCTCGCCGTGCATCCGCCGATGCTCTATCTCGGCTATGTCGGCTTCTCGATCTCGTTCTCCTTCGCGATCGCAGCGCTGCTCGAGGGGCGGATCGACGCGGCCTGGGCGCGCTGGGTGCGTCCGTGGACGCTGGTGGCCTGGATCTTCCTGACGCTCGGCATCGCGATGGGCTCCTACTGGGCCTATTACGAGCTCGGCTGGGGCGGTTGGTGGTTTTGGGACCCGGTCGAGAACGCCTCGCTGATGCCGTGGCTCGCCGGCACCGCGCTGCTGCACTCGGCGCTGGTGATGGAGAAGCGCAACGCTCTGAAGGTCTGGACCATCCTTCTGTCGATCCTGACCTTCTCGCTGTCGCTGCTCGGCACCTTCCTTGTCCGCTCCGGCGTCATCACCTCCGTGCACGCCTTCGCCAATGATCCGACCCGCGGCGTCTTCATCCTGCTGATCCTCTGCCTGTTCATCGGCGGCAGCCTGTCGCTGTTCGCGGGACGCGCGACCTCGCTGAAGCAGGGCGGCCTGTTCGCGCCGATCTCGCGCGAGGGTGCGCTGGTGCTGAACAATTTGCTGCTGACGGTTGCCTGCGCGGTCGTGCTGTTCGGCACGCTCTATCCGCTGGCGATGGAAGTGCTCGCGGACTTCAAGATGTCGGTGGGCGCACCATTCTACAATCTGACCTTCGTGCCGTTGTTCGCGCTGCTGCTGCTCGCGGTGCCGTTCGGGCCGATGCTGGCCTGGAAGCGCGGCGATCTGCTCGGCGTCACGCAGCGGCTGCTCGCGGCCGGCGTCGCCGGCCTCGTCGTGGTCGCCATCGTCTGGGCCTGGACGCGCGGCGGCAGCGCGCTGGCGCCGCTCGCGATCGGGCTTGGGGTCTTCGTCATCGCCGGCGTCGTGACTGACATCGCTGAGCGAACCGGCCTGTTTCGTCTTCCGTTCACGACGACGCTGCAACGCGCCCGCGGCCTGCCGCGCTCGGCCTGGGGCACCGCCTTTGCGCATGCCGGCCTTGGCATCGCGCTGATCGGGATCGTCTGCGAGACCACCTGGAATAGCGAATATATCGCCACGATGAAGCCGAACGACGTGGCGCACGTCGCCGGCTATGATCTGAAGCTCGATGGCCTGCTCGAGCGTCAGGGACCGAACTACCGCGAGATGGTCGCGCAGTTCAACGTCAGTCGGGGCGGCGAAGCGCTCAGCGTCATGACGCCGTCGAAGCGCAGTTTTACCACCCGCGGCTCCTCGACCACGGAGGCTGCATTGCTGACCCGCGGCGCGAGCCAGCTCTACATCTCGCTCGGTGACGTCACCCCCCAGGGCGCCATCGCGGTCCGCATCTATCACAAGCCGTTCGTGCTGTTGATCTGGTGGGGACCGGTGCTGATGGCATTCGGCGGCATGCTGTCGCTGTCCGACCGGCGCCTGCGGGTCGGTGCGCCGAAGCCGGCGCGGGCCAAGCAGCGCCTGCAACCGGCGGAGTGA
- the ccmE gene encoding cytochrome c maturation protein CcmE: MTRKQRRMTIIGGSLAVLALAAALVLNALRDSIVFFSTPTMVVEKHVAPGKRFRLGGLVQPGSLQRGDNLAVTFEVADGGAKLPVAYKGILPDLFREGQGVVAEGALDANGVFKADTVLAKHDETYMPKDVADALKKQGHWKDDYAGKPAATTAQGNSQGAVR; this comes from the coding sequence ATGACGCGCAAGCAGCGACGTATGACCATCATCGGCGGCTCGCTCGCCGTGCTCGCGCTCGCGGCCGCGCTGGTGCTCAATGCCTTGCGCGACTCCATCGTGTTCTTCTCGACCCCGACCATGGTGGTCGAAAAGCATGTCGCCCCCGGCAAGCGCTTTCGCCTCGGCGGCCTGGTGCAGCCGGGCTCGCTCCAGCGCGGCGACAATCTCGCGGTGACGTTCGAGGTTGCCGATGGCGGCGCCAAGCTGCCCGTCGCCTACAAGGGCATCTTGCCCGATCTGTTCCGTGAAGGGCAGGGCGTCGTCGCCGAGGGCGCGCTCGATGCCAACGGTGTGTTCAAGGCCGACACCGTACTTGCCAAGCACGATGAGACCTACATGCCCAAGGACGTCGCCGATGCCCTGAAGAAGCAGGGGCACTGGAAGGACGATTACGCTGGAAAGCCTGCGGCGACGACGGCGCAGGGCAATTCGCAGGGAGCGGTGCGGTGA
- the ccmI gene encoding c-type cytochrome biogenesis protein CcmI, whose translation MTLWFVFALMTVAAIFAVLWPLGRGGRPDSQGSEVAVYKDQLAEIERDLAAGMIAAPEAEAARIEISRRLLAADSSEPSLAPNSNLKWRRAASVLALVGLPLVAVAIYVPLGSPALRDFPLAERQRGAAPGMAQSLENLVVQAQQHLEKNPTDGRGWNVLAPVLERLGRFDEAVRAYRSSITYNGESPERRSDLGEAITAAANGVVTAEAKAEFERAHALSADDPKANYFLGLAAEQDGRKDDAANIWRTLLAKAPADAPWRPLVQTSLARVGGGGVTMPALSDETIAASKEMNDGDRNAMIRGMVERLATRLKQNGDDVEGWLRLVRAYLVMGDRDKALGATTDARQAVAKDAERLRQLNEGLKNLGLDG comes from the coding sequence ATGACGCTATGGTTCGTGTTCGCGCTGATGACGGTCGCGGCGATATTCGCCGTGCTCTGGCCGCTCGGGCGTGGCGGGCGTCCTGACAGTCAAGGCAGCGAAGTCGCGGTCTACAAGGACCAGCTGGCCGAGATCGAGCGTGACCTTGCCGCGGGAATGATCGCCGCGCCGGAAGCCGAGGCAGCGCGCATCGAGATCAGCCGGAGGCTGCTCGCCGCCGACAGCAGCGAGCCTTCCCTCGCGCCGAATTCCAATCTCAAATGGCGTCGTGCGGCATCCGTTCTGGCACTCGTCGGCCTGCCTTTGGTGGCGGTCGCGATTTACGTTCCGCTCGGCTCGCCTGCGCTTCGCGATTTCCCGCTGGCGGAGCGACAGCGCGGCGCGGCTCCCGGCATGGCGCAGTCGCTCGAGAACCTCGTCGTGCAGGCTCAGCAGCATCTGGAGAAGAATCCGACCGACGGCCGCGGCTGGAACGTGCTTGCACCGGTGCTGGAGCGGCTCGGCCGCTTCGACGAGGCCGTGCGCGCCTATCGCAGTTCGATCACCTACAATGGCGAGAGCCCGGAACGCCGCTCCGATCTCGGTGAGGCGATCACGGCCGCCGCGAACGGCGTGGTGACGGCGGAAGCCAAGGCCGAGTTCGAGCGCGCGCACGCGCTGAGCGCTGACGATCCCAAGGCGAACTATTTCCTCGGCCTCGCCGCCGAGCAGGACGGCCGCAAGGACGACGCAGCCAACATCTGGCGCACGCTGCTGGCGAAAGCGCCGGCGGATGCGCCGTGGCGGCCGCTGGTGCAGACCTCGCTGGCGCGGGTCGGCGGCGGCGGCGTGACGATGCCGGCGCTGTCCGACGAGACCATCGCGGCATCCAAAGAGATGAATGACGGCGATCGCAACGCGATGATCCGCGGCATGGTCGAGCGTCTTGCCACGCGTCTCAAGCAGAACGGCGACGACGTCGAGGGTTGGCTGCGCCTCGTGCGCGCATATCTTGTGATGGGCGATCGCGACAAGGCGCTTGGTGCCACGACGGATGCCCGCCAGGCGGTCGCCAAAGATGCCGAGCGGCTGCGCCAGCTCAACGAAGGCCTCAAGAATCTCGGGCTCGACGGATGA